Proteins from one Leptolyngbya sp. 'hensonii' genomic window:
- a CDS encoding DUF433 domain-containing protein produces MTLAIALEPAPIETDAYGVVRVSKTRVTLDTVVTAFLEGCTPEEIGEQYPSLQLPDIYLVIGYYLRHRDEVHTYLSERQRQANIIQQEAEQRFNPIGIRDRLLARQNQSR; encoded by the coding sequence ATGACTCTAGCAATTGCCCTTGAACCTGCACCTATAGAGACTGATGCTTATGGTGTTGTGCGAGTGTCTAAAACTCGTGTCACCCTAGATACTGTCGTGACGGCTTTTTTAGAGGGATGTACACCAGAGGAAATAGGAGAGCAGTATCCGTCGCTTCAGCTACCAGATATATATCTTGTTATTGGTTACTATCTCAGACATCGGGATGAGGTTCATACCTATCTTTCCGAACGTCAGCGTCAGGCAAATATAATTCAGCAGGAGGCTGAACAGCGGTTTAATCCTATTGGAATACGCGATCGCTTACTTGCTAGGCAGAATCAATCTAGGTGA
- a CDS encoding DUF5615 family PIN-like protein, giving the protein MARFLADENFNNQIVRGVLRQSPDVDIVRVQDVGLSGVDDPTVLEWAAQEERIVLTHDVATMTTFAYERIQARLRMPGLFEVSRRVPVGVAIEEIILIAECSLEGEWEGQVRFLPLR; this is encoded by the coding sequence ATGGCTCGATTCCTGGCTGATGAAAATTTTAACAACCAAATTGTGCGGGGTGTTCTTCGCCAAAGTCCAGATGTTGATATTGTGCGTGTTCAAGATGTCGGTTTGTCCGGAGTGGATGACCCTACTGTTTTAGAATGGGCAGCCCAAGAAGAACGAATTGTCTTGACGCATGATGTTGCTACTATGACAACTTTTGCATATGAACGCATCCAAGCTCGATTGCGTATGCCTGGATTATTTGAGGTGAGCCGTCGTGTTCCAGTAGGGGTTGCGATAGAGGAAATTATCTTGATTGCGGAGTGCAGCCTTGAGGGAGAGTGGGAAGGACAAGTAAGATTTCTCCCTCTACGATAG
- a CDS encoding AraC family transcriptional regulator, which produces MQNSVSVKLVQAILEAAAHCGLNADDILAALKLAPSCLEDVDGRISHEQFCALWQAITQRTDKSALALSPCGCIGLQMAVAAKPKTWDVLGYAMHSSANLGEAFERLVRYSRLRHTGAEFTFEVQGDVARITMAIPSTALPPNDAMGEWVGANFVLLSRQLTGLDLVPLQMGFQHSKPEDLSAYHHLFRSPLAFDQPVNEMRLDAAVIQRPLAQADPGLSSILDRHAEELLARLPQSESLLDSVNRLLSEGLRGGNPSLTAIAQQLGYAPRTLQRKLQEVGTSYHTLLDEMRRELSIYYLREAQIAVSEVAFLLGFSETSAFHRAFRRWMGVSPGEFRRSA; this is translated from the coding sequence ATGCAAAATTCCGTCTCAGTTAAACTCGTGCAAGCGATTTTAGAGGCTGCCGCCCACTGTGGTCTGAATGCCGATGACATCCTGGCTGCCCTGAAGCTTGCTCCAAGTTGTTTAGAGGATGTGGATGGGCGAATTTCCCACGAGCAGTTTTGTGCGCTCTGGCAAGCCATTACTCAGCGAACTGACAAGTCAGCGCTTGCACTATCGCCATGCGGCTGCATTGGCTTGCAGATGGCAGTCGCCGCAAAACCAAAAACCTGGGATGTATTGGGTTACGCGATGCATAGTAGTGCCAATTTGGGGGAAGCATTTGAGCGGTTAGTGCGTTACTCCCGTCTCAGGCATACAGGAGCCGAATTTACCTTCGAGGTTCAGGGAGATGTCGCCCGGATTACGATGGCAATTCCCAGCACAGCCCTGCCCCCTAATGATGCGATGGGTGAATGGGTAGGAGCAAACTTTGTTCTGTTGAGTCGTCAGTTAACTGGGCTAGATTTAGTGCCGTTACAGATGGGGTTCCAGCACTCCAAACCAGAGGATTTGTCAGCTTACCATCACCTTTTTCGGTCTCCTTTAGCCTTCGATCAGCCCGTAAACGAAATGAGGTTGGATGCAGCAGTTATCCAACGCCCCCTGGCACAAGCTGATCCGGGACTCTCCTCCATCCTCGATCGCCATGCAGAAGAACTTTTGGCTCGATTGCCGCAATCTGAAAGCTTGCTCGATAGTGTCAATCGATTGCTGAGTGAGGGATTGCGGGGAGGTAATCCGAGCTTAACGGCGATCGCTCAACAACTTGGCTATGCCCCCCGCACCCTACAACGGAAGCTACAAGAAGTAGGCACATCTTACCATACGCTACTAGACGAAATGAGGCGAGAGCTTTCTATCTACTATTTGCGAGAGGCACAAATTGCGGTGAGTGAGGTCGCTTTTTTGTTGGGTTTTTCGGAAACCAGTGCGTTTCACCGTGCGTTTCGACGTTGGATGGGCGTTTCCCCTGGTGAGTTTCGCCGCAGTGCCTGA
- a CDS encoding GFA family protein: protein MLHCHCSRCRKGTGTGHATNLTVDPSQVRWLSGEESITRYNLPTAKSFGKWFCRHCGCPVPRLTRNGKIMVIPAGSLDTAPPITPTDHIFWASRASWGCASGGLPTHAEYPELW, encoded by the coding sequence ATGCTTCATTGCCACTGCTCACGGTGTCGCAAAGGCACAGGCACAGGTCATGCTACAAATCTAACCGTTGATCCTAGCCAGGTCCGATGGCTCTCCGGAGAGGAAAGCATCACACGTTATAATCTTCCCACGGCAAAGAGTTTCGGCAAATGGTTTTGCAGACATTGTGGGTGCCCGGTTCCGCGTCTAACCCGCAACGGCAAGATTATGGTTATTCCAGCTGGATCGTTGGATACAGCACCGCCTATTACTCCTACGGATCACATCTTCTGGGCATCCAGAGCATCATGGGGTTGTGCTAGTGGAGGGCTTCCAACTCACGCCGAGTATCCAGAGTTATGGTAG